A stretch of Macadamia integrifolia cultivar HAES 741 chromosome 7, SCU_Mint_v3, whole genome shotgun sequence DNA encodes these proteins:
- the LOC122084404 gene encoding urease accessory protein UreG-like isoform X3, producing MAKGAAFFVLVLALAFVFLMDSAYSDDSAYEAGSKIKETAHDLKHKTEDFFKGIFGRLAKIHHHHDHDHTHGHAHAHDHSHAHAHAHTHAHGPAAAVPVSAPEETPKAAKAEAPSPV from the exons ATGGCAAAGGGAGCAGCGTTCTTTGTTCTGGTGTTGGCATTGGCCTTTGTGTTTCTAATGGACTCAGCTTACTCGGATGACTCGGCATACGAAGCGGGGAGCAAAATCAAGGAGACAGCACACGACTTGAAGCACAAGACTGAGGACTTCTTcaa AGGAATTTTTGGTAGGTTGGCTAAAATCCACCATCACCATGACCACGACCACACTCATGGTCATGCTCATGCTCATGATCACTCTCATGCTCACGCTCATGCACATACTCATGCTCATGGTCCAGCAGCAGCAGTACCAGTATCAGCACCAGAAGAGACCCCCAAAGCAGCGAAAGCTGAAGCTCCCAGCCCTGTCTAG
- the LOC122084404 gene encoding urease accessory protein UreG-like isoform X2, with product MAKGAAFFVLVLALAFVFLMDSAYSDESAFEAGRKVKETAHDLKHKTEDFFKGIFGRLAKIHHHHDHDHTHGHAHAHDHSHAHAHAHTHAHGPAAAVPVSAPEETPKAAKAEAPSPV from the exons aTGGCAAAGGGAGCAGCATTCTTTGTTCTGGTGTTGGCATTGGCCTTTGTGTTTCTAATGGACTCAGCTTACTCGGATGAGTCGGCATTCGAGGCAGGGAGAAAAGTCAAGGAGACAGCACACGACTTGAAGCACAAGACTGAGGACTTCTTCAA AGGAATTTTTGGTAGGTTGGCTAAAATCCACCATCACCATGACCACGACCACACTCATGGTCATGCTCATGCTCATGATCACTCTCATGCTCACGCTCATGCACATACTCATGCTCATGGTCCAGCAGCAGCAGTACCAGTATCAGCACCAGAAGAGACCCCCAAAGCAGCGAAAGCTGAAGCTCCCAGCCCTGTCTAG
- the LOC122084404 gene encoding uncharacterized protein LOC122084404 isoform X1, whose product MAKGAAFFVLVLALAFVFLMDSAYSDDSAYEAGSKIKETAHDLKHKTEDFFKGIFGRLAKNHHHHVMLTLMLMLMHMFMLMVQQQQYQYQHQQRPPKQRKLKLPAMSREPKGLHKGLHFCN is encoded by the exons ATGGCAAAGGGAGCAGCGTTCTTTGTTCTGGTGTTGGCATTGGCCTTTGTGTTTCTAATGGACTCAGCTTACTCGGATGACTCGGCATACGAAGCGGGGAGCAAAATCAAGGAGACAGCACACGACTTGAAGCACAAGACTGAGGACTTCTTcaa AGGAATTTTTGGTAGGTTGGCTAAAAACCACCATCACCATGTCATGCTCACCCTCATGCTCATGCTCATGCACATGTTCATGCTCATGGTCCAGCAGCAGCAGTACCAGTACCAGCACCAGCAGAGACCCCCAAAGCAGCGAAAGCTGAAGCTCCCAGCCATGTCTAGAGAGCCCAAGGGGTTGCATAAGGGTCTTCACTTCTGCAACTGA